One segment of Primulina tabacum isolate GXHZ01 chromosome 6, ASM2559414v2, whole genome shotgun sequence DNA contains the following:
- the LOC142550195 gene encoding ribulose bisphosphate carboxylase large chain: MSCREGFMSPQTETKASVGFKAGVKEYKLTYYTREYETKDTDILAAFRVTPQPGVPPEEAGVAVAAESSTGTWTTVWTAPHLDRYKGRCYHIEPVPGERDQYICYVAYPLDLFEEGSVTNMFTSIVGNVFGFKALRALRLEDLRIPTAYIKTFQGPPHGIQVERDKLNKYGRPLLGCTIKPKLGLSAKNYGRAVYECLRGGLDFTKDDENVNSQPFMRWRDRFLFCAEALYKAQAETGEIKGHYLNATAGTCEEMKDYLN, encoded by the coding sequence ATGAGTTGTAGGGAGGGATTTATGTCACCACAAACAGAGACTAAAGCAAGTGTTGGATTCAAAGCGGGTGTTAAAGAGTACAAATTGACTTATTATACTCGTGAATACGAAACCAAAGATACTGATATCTTGGCAGCATTCCGAGTAACTCCTCAACCTGGAGTTCCGCCTGAAGAAGCAGGGGTGGCGGTAGCTGCCGAATCTTCTACTGGTACATGGACAACTGTGTGGACCGCACCGCACCTTGATCGTTACAAAGGGCGATGCTACCACATCGAGCCTGTTCCTGGAGAAAGAGATCAATATATCTGTTATGTAGCTTACCCTTTAGACCTTTTTGAAGAAGGTTCTGTTACTAACATGTTTACTTCCATTGTAGGCAATGTATTTGGATTCAAAGCCCTTCGTGCTCTACGTCTGGAAGATCTGCGAATCCCTACTGCTTATATTAAAACTTTCCAAGGCCCGCCTCATGGGATCCAAGTTGAAAGAGATAAATTGAACAAGTATGGTCGTCCCCTGTTGGGATGTACTATTAAACCAAAACTGGGCTTATCTGCTAAAAACTACGGTAGAGCGGTTTATGAATGTCTTCGCGGCGGACTTGATTTTACCAAAGATGACGAGAACGTGAACTCCCAGCCATTTATGCGTTGGAGAGATCGTTTCTTATTTTGTGCCGAAGCTCTTTATAAAGCACAGGCTGAAACAGGTGAAATCAAAGGGCATTACTTGAATGCTACTGCGGGTACATGCGAAGAAATGAAGGACTATCTAAATTGA